The proteins below are encoded in one region of Sphaerodactylus townsendi isolate TG3544 linkage group LG06, MPM_Stown_v2.3, whole genome shotgun sequence:
- the KRR1 gene encoding KRR1 small subunit processome component homolog: MSDLQESELGKGLKTPRNKKSRKVDESELLTVPDGWKEAPFTREDNPRGLLEESSFATLFPKYREAYLKECWPLIQKTLNEHHINAGLDLIEGSMTVRTTKKTFDPYIIIRARDLIKLLARSVPFEQAIRVLEDDTACDIIKIGTLVRNRDRFIKRRQRLIGPNGSTLKALELLTDCYIMVQGNTVSTLGPYSGLKEVRKVVVDTMKNIHPIYNIKTLMIKKELLKDPELRKQNWDRFLPKFKHKNLNKRKEPKKKTVKKEYTPFPPPQPESQIDKELASGEYFLKESQKKRKRVEETKAKQAEAISRRQEERNKAFIPPKEKPVVKPKKASAETKIDLEAIKEKIKKAKKKKLGAPPVEEVKLKIAADEKKKK, from the exons ATGTCGGATCTCCAGGAGTCTGAGCTCGGCAAGGGTCTCAAGACCCCCCGGAATAAGAAATCTAGGAAAG TAGATGAATCAGAACTTCTCACTGTTCCTGATGGATGGAAAGAGGCTCCCTTCACAAGAGAAGATAATCCTAGAGGACTTCTGGAAGAAAGCAGCTTTGCCACACTCTTCCCAAAATACAGAGAAGCGTACTTGAAAGAATGTTGGCCATTGATCCAGAAAACATTGAATGAACAT CATATAAATGCAGGTTTAGACTTAATTGAAGGAAGCATGACTGTCAGAACAACAAAGAAGACCTTTGACCCATATATAATAATCAGAGCCAGAGATTTAATAAAGCTTTTAGCAAGAAGTGTCCCATTTGAGCAG GCTATACGTGTTCTTGAAGATGACACTGCATGTGACATCATTAAAATTGGTACCCTGGTGAGAAACAGAGATAGATTTATAAAAAGAAGACAAAGGCTTATTGGTCCCAATGGTTCCACTCTCAAG GCTCTGGAACTCTTAACAGACTGTTACATCATGGTTCAGGGAAACACTGTATCAACTCTTGGTCCTTATAGTGGTTTAAAAGAG GTTAGGAAAGTTGTTGTGGATACAATGAAGAATATTCATCCTATATATAACATCAAG ACGCTGATGATTAAGAAGGAGTTGCTAAAAGATCCTGAATTAAGAAAGCAGAACTGGGACCGGTTTTTACCTAAATTCAAACACAAGAATTTGAACAAACGGAAGGAACCAAAGAAGAAAACTGTTAAGAAGGAATATActcccttcccacctccccaacCAGAGAGTCAG attgaTAAAGAGCTGGCAAGTGGTGAATACTTCTTGAAAGAAAGTCAAAAGAAGCGTAAGAGAGTAGAGGAGACCAAG GCAAAACAAGCAGAAGCGATTAGTAGAAGAcaagaagaaagaaacaaagcTTTTATTCCACCTAAAGAAAAGCCAGTTGTAAAACCAAAGAAGG CTTCTGCAGAGACAAAAATTGATCTGGAGGCTATCAAGGAGAAGATTAAAAAGGCGAAGAAGAAAAAGTTGGGAGCACCTCCAGTTGAGGAAGTTAAATTAAAAATTGCAgcagatgaaaagaaaaagaaataa